The Streptomyces sp. RKAG293 genome includes a region encoding these proteins:
- a CDS encoding succinate dehydrogenase hydrophobic membrane anchor subunit, producing MSTDSVELSSSSTSFDPDNPAPLIEAPRARTKRSPRATRTNFELYGWLFMRLSGVVLVVLVLGHLLIQLVLDGGVTKVGFAFVAGRWASPFWQGWDLVMLWLAMLHGGNGLRTVINDYAEQANTRFWLKTLLFTATAFTIVLGTLVIFTFDPNIR from the coding sequence ATGTCTACTGACTCCGTGGAGCTCAGCTCCTCCAGCACCTCGTTCGACCCGGACAACCCGGCGCCGCTCATCGAGGCGCCGCGCGCCCGCACCAAGCGCTCTCCGCGTGCCACCCGCACCAACTTCGAGCTGTACGGCTGGCTGTTCATGCGCCTGTCCGGTGTCGTGCTCGTCGTCCTGGTGCTGGGCCACCTGCTGATCCAGCTGGTCCTCGACGGCGGCGTGACCAAGGTCGGCTTCGCCTTCGTGGCCGGCCGCTGGGCCTCGCCGTTCTGGCAGGGCTGGGACCTGGTCATGCTGTGGCTGGCCATGCTGCACGGCGGCAACGGTCTGCGCACCGTCATCAACGACTACGCCGAGCAGGCGAACACCCGGTTCTGGCTGAAGACGCTGCTGTTCACCGCAACGGCGTTCACGATCGTGCTCGGCACGCTGGTGATCTTCACCTTCGACCCGAACATCCGCTAG
- the sdhC gene encoding succinate dehydrogenase, cytochrome b556 subunit codes for MPAGTLYRGREGMWSWVAHRVTGVLIFFFLFVHVLDTALVRVSPEDYDKVVATYKTWPVSLLEYGLVAAILFHALNGLRIIAVDFWSKGPKYQKQMLWSVLGVWIVLMIGAIYPVLGHAARILFGS; via the coding sequence GTGCCGGCAGGAACGCTGTACCGCGGCCGGGAAGGCATGTGGTCATGGGTGGCTCATCGAGTCACCGGTGTCCTCATTTTCTTCTTCCTGTTCGTCCATGTCCTCGACACCGCACTCGTGCGGGTCTCCCCCGAGGACTACGACAAGGTCGTCGCGACCTATAAGACCTGGCCTGTCAGCCTGCTGGAGTACGGCCTCGTAGCGGCCATCCTCTTCCACGCTCTCAACGGGCTGCGCATCATCGCCGTCGACTTCTGGTCCAAGGGCCCGAAGTACCAGAAGCAGATGCTGTGGTCCGTCCTCGGCGTCTGGATCGTGCTGATGATCGGGGCCATCTACCCGGTTCTCGGGCACGCCGCACGCATTCTGTTCGGGAGCTGA
- a CDS encoding 2-oxo-4-hydroxy-4-carboxy-5-ureidoimidazoline decarboxylase, with protein MFPDTPAQGPVLAAGLARLNEAPFGAAEAALRDCCGSHRWARRMALHRPYPDLESLLAAADEAAYDLTPGDLSEALACEAATPLPHRGGLATHTALSAAQAAYENKFGNVFVIALKGDDPASLLNQVLTGIRARLANDEDEERVVTADELRRITRARLARLVAERSNAQSTAELHR; from the coding sequence CTGTTCCCCGACACTCCGGCCCAGGGGCCCGTCCTCGCCGCCGGGCTCGCCCGGCTCAACGAGGCCCCCTTCGGCGCTGCGGAAGCCGCCCTGCGCGACTGCTGCGGAAGCCACCGCTGGGCCCGCCGGATGGCCCTGCACCGCCCGTACCCGGATCTTGAGTCGCTACTCGCGGCGGCCGACGAGGCGGCGTACGACCTCACCCCCGGCGACCTCTCCGAGGCGCTGGCCTGCGAGGCGGCCACCCCGCTGCCGCACCGCGGCGGCCTGGCCACGCACACCGCACTGAGCGCCGCGCAGGCCGCGTACGAGAACAAGTTCGGCAACGTCTTCGTCATCGCCCTCAAGGGCGACGACCCGGCCAGCCTCCTCAACCAGGTGCTGACCGGAATCCGCGCCCGGCTGGCGAACGACGAGGACGAGGAACGGGTCGTCACCGCCGACGAGCTGCGCCGCATCACCCGGGCGCGGCTCGCCCGGCTGGTCGCGGAACGATCGAACGCGCAGAGCACGGCGGAACTGCACCGCTAG
- a CDS encoding glycoside hydrolase family 20 protein, which translates to MGKIWAGLALSLAALTPAVGTPNEAPAPRTLPVIPSVRDFQPAGSGVFHLGPGTRVRAGRGSAAEDEARLLAGQLQVPFGFDDAKGDGDGPAGTGDITLRIDGPGAGTTKNAADVNESYVLTARNGQVTIDAPTDAGAFYGTRTLLQTLRAGTGMPEGVIKDAPDRPQRGLLLDIARKPFTRDWIEDRIRQLGDLKLNQLHLHFSDDQGFRIESSSHPEIVSRDHLSKADLRAIIDLAAQRHVTVIPEIDSPGHLGAVIRAHPDLQLFNASGRALPGAIDISKAASARMVDDLTREFAPLFPGPYWHLGGDEYQALVVSDPETSYPQLVPPGGTVAEATTRWLNDREAVAKKFGKRTKAWNDGFISTPRAVPDRDREVEYWTGKELGAREPQEYLDAGRKVVNLNDEYLYYVLGEPNDFTYPTGERIYKEWTPAVLRGTSAVAPSLATPDRVLGGRFAVWCDQADAQSQDEVARGIRLPLNAVAQKLWYPGTPPLSWPAFKALADKVG; encoded by the coding sequence ATGGGGAAAATCTGGGCAGGGCTGGCGTTGTCGCTCGCCGCACTCACACCGGCCGTCGGCACACCCAACGAGGCACCGGCGCCCCGGACACTGCCGGTCATCCCCTCGGTGCGGGATTTCCAGCCGGCCGGATCCGGCGTCTTCCACCTCGGTCCGGGCACCCGGGTCCGCGCCGGCCGCGGCAGCGCCGCCGAGGACGAGGCGCGGCTGCTCGCCGGACAGCTGCAGGTCCCGTTCGGGTTCGACGACGCCAAGGGCGACGGGGACGGGCCGGCCGGGACCGGGGACATCACGCTGCGGATCGACGGTCCCGGCGCCGGGACCACGAAGAACGCCGCCGACGTGAACGAGTCGTACGTCCTCACCGCACGGAACGGGCAGGTCACCATCGACGCGCCCACCGACGCGGGGGCGTTCTACGGCACCCGCACCCTCCTGCAGACGCTGCGCGCCGGCACCGGGATGCCCGAAGGCGTCATCAAGGACGCCCCGGACCGGCCGCAGCGCGGCCTGCTGCTCGACATCGCGCGCAAGCCCTTCACCCGCGACTGGATCGAGGACCGGATCCGGCAGCTCGGCGACCTCAAACTCAACCAGCTGCATCTGCACTTCAGCGACGACCAGGGCTTCCGCATCGAGAGCAGCAGCCACCCGGAGATCGTGTCGCGGGACCATCTCAGCAAGGCGGACCTCAGAGCGATCATCGACCTCGCCGCGCAGCGCCACGTCACCGTCATCCCGGAGATCGACAGCCCCGGGCACCTCGGCGCCGTCATCAGGGCGCACCCGGACCTTCAGCTGTTCAACGCCTCCGGCAGGGCGCTGCCCGGGGCGATCGACATCTCGAAGGCCGCCTCGGCCCGCATGGTCGACGATCTGACCCGGGAGTTCGCGCCGCTCTTCCCCGGCCCGTACTGGCACCTGGGCGGCGACGAGTACCAGGCGCTGGTCGTCAGCGACCCGGAGACCTCGTACCCGCAGCTCGTCCCGCCGGGCGGGACCGTCGCGGAGGCGACGACCCGCTGGCTCAACGACCGCGAGGCGGTGGCGAAGAAGTTCGGCAAGCGGACCAAGGCGTGGAACGACGGATTCATCTCCACCCCGCGCGCCGTGCCCGACCGCGACCGCGAGGTCGAGTACTGGACGGGGAAGGAGCTGGGCGCCCGCGAGCCGCAGGAGTACCTCGACGCCGGCCGCAAGGTCGTCAACCTCAACGACGAGTACCTCTACTACGTGCTCGGCGAGCCGAACGACTTCACCTATCCGACCGGCGAGCGCATCTACAAGGAGTGGACCCCCGCCGTCCTGCGCGGCACCAGCGCGGTCGCCCCCTCGCTGGCGACGCCCGACCGGGTGCTCGGCGGCCGGTTCGCCGTCTGGTGCGACCAGGCGGACGCGCAGTCGCAGGACGAGGTGGCGCGGGGCATCCGGCTCCCGCTGAACGCGGTGGCGCAGAAGCTCTGGTACCCCGGGACGCCGCCCCTCTCCTGGCCGGCCTTCAAGGCGCTGGCCGACAAAGTGGGCTGA
- a CDS encoding DUF4253 domain-containing protein, protein MPLARLPDGLPPGRFLPGDSPGLWLSYEPVVAPGRLWARFQAQQDETGWCPVLMAWPCATGRGHRTEDIDGVDVEATMTDSWRSYQDLRSLRPPHPAIDEVRPADVALLLDDPGPPFTRWPGLARTSPAHPGPPPDAVARQTVGQMLHYFTTRFIAHIALVPTRRSADVPALLGWESDAPALEFSALLRTWETRFGARVIGFEGSSVFLSVASPPLTSEHAAHVALEHVLTGASHLNDGTFPFPDYAEALRGERLWSFWWD, encoded by the coding sequence ATGCCCCTGGCCCGTCTCCCCGACGGCCTTCCGCCCGGCCGGTTCCTGCCCGGTGACTCCCCCGGGTTGTGGCTCTCCTACGAACCCGTCGTCGCTCCCGGCCGGCTCTGGGCCCGCTTCCAGGCACAGCAGGACGAAACGGGCTGGTGCCCGGTCCTCATGGCCTGGCCGTGCGCGACGGGCCGCGGCCACCGCACCGAGGACATCGACGGCGTGGACGTCGAAGCCACGATGACTGATTCCTGGCGGTCGTACCAGGATTTGCGCTCATTGCGGCCGCCGCATCCGGCGATCGACGAGGTCCGGCCCGCGGACGTCGCCCTGCTGCTCGACGACCCGGGCCCGCCGTTCACCCGCTGGCCCGGCCTCGCCCGCACCTCCCCCGCGCACCCGGGGCCCCCGCCGGACGCGGTCGCCCGCCAGACGGTGGGTCAGATGCTGCACTACTTCACCACCCGCTTCATCGCGCACATCGCGCTGGTCCCGACCCGCCGCAGCGCCGACGTCCCGGCCCTCCTCGGGTGGGAGTCCGACGCGCCCGCCCTGGAGTTCTCCGCGCTGCTGCGCACCTGGGAGACGCGGTTCGGCGCCCGCGTCATCGGCTTCGAGGGCTCCTCCGTCTTCCTCTCCGTCGCCTCCCCGCCGCTGACGTCGGAGCACGCCGCGCACGTCGCCCTCGAACACGTCCTCACCGGCGCCTCCCACCTCAACGACGGCACCTTCCCCTTCCCCGACTACGCGGAGGCGCTGAGAGGTGAGCGGCTGTGGTCCTTCTGGTGGGACTGA
- a CDS encoding RNA polymerase sigma factor has product MDLGTAVSAAQEGDDAAFRVLYRAVQPQLLQYVRTLVGPAEAEDVASEAWLQIARDLPGFSGDGDAVRGWAARIARNRALDHLRARSRRPVTAAGVDALLHMPAHTDTAGEALDAVATDRALAAIATLPREQAEAVLLRVVMGLDASTAAQVLGKRAGSVRMATHRGLRRLAELLDDESRTAGVTFSAAKTL; this is encoded by the coding sequence GTGGATCTGGGGACCGCGGTCAGTGCCGCGCAGGAGGGCGACGACGCCGCGTTCCGGGTGCTGTACCGGGCGGTGCAGCCACAACTGCTGCAGTACGTGAGGACCCTGGTCGGACCGGCGGAGGCCGAGGACGTGGCGTCGGAGGCGTGGCTGCAGATCGCCCGCGACCTGCCGGGCTTCAGCGGCGACGGCGACGCGGTGCGCGGCTGGGCCGCTCGGATCGCCCGCAACCGGGCGCTGGACCACCTGCGGGCGCGCAGCCGCCGGCCGGTCACCGCGGCCGGTGTCGACGCCCTGCTGCACATGCCGGCCCACACCGACACCGCGGGCGAGGCCCTGGACGCGGTGGCCACCGACCGCGCGCTCGCGGCCATCGCGACACTGCCGCGCGAACAGGCCGAGGCGGTCCTGCTGCGGGTCGTCATGGGGCTGGACGCCAGCACCGCGGCGCAGGTGCTGGGCAAGCGCGCCGGGTCGGTGCGGATGGCCACCCACCGGGGGCTGCGCCGGCTCGCGGAACTGCTGGACGACGAGAGCCGCACCGCGGGTGTGACGTTTTCGGCGGCGAAGACGCTTTGA
- a CDS encoding HEAT repeat domain-containing protein gives MLAGLYEIDWAAMGHAYGSAEEVPELLRGLASTDAGEREAALDAMYGAVHHQGDVYDSTLACIPFLFELVADPAVRDRGRIVVLLTSIGGGDEVAEEYLDEIVIEAGGPVAGGSWSALGDGSGNAPVAGSGGRGDAADALDDGDILGLLDAEGAAAAEDGEAAAWRANYAMAVTAVRAQAEVFTELVADPDPDVRRAVPVALGALHGETARILDVLRDRLPVERDTETRLALVEAVGTLALRPGGPAAEAADWLVRLAGNRVDGPADRSSDGRSLSADPGLRLAALAQLARCAPERLPADIVPTAVALLRAVRGEEAGSRPSLEVSAERQVPATFVGHLRELRERAEAGRSAPWAADLLRTLHTALDDRVADRLALVIDQLRSPDWGRRIDAVWMSGGLVRGWRGPYEELVVLLGQQLADPEERLRDGAASVLENLYELAAPAADALAAAVAADPGSWVQEWSQGRPSLGGMVKTLARLGDPRALPALASALDRPDIPQDLGFAIEHLGAAAVPLAPLLRRRLAEVTLNDEEAYDQAEPLLRGVAAIAAAEAFPEVLRILRGAPKARRDWLLCSAIRALARFGDAARDALPDLRALVADPGSCIALEAASALWAIERNPAVLPVLLAHLDSDSPHTRRSAAEALGELGPAAAGAAPRLRELLADPAVWMRVDAAVALWRVSGEAGPVLPVLRSAWAENVHTRAVIAGCLAELGPAAAGAAPLLRDELAAVRRHNNEGDHYGTLDVCADEKLLRACRRALSRISGTEPVVDGGH, from the coding sequence ATGTTGGCAGGACTGTACGAGATCGACTGGGCGGCTATGGGGCATGCCTACGGATCGGCGGAGGAGGTCCCCGAACTTCTGCGGGGGCTGGCCTCTACGGACGCGGGGGAGCGGGAGGCCGCCCTCGACGCGATGTACGGGGCCGTTCATCACCAGGGCGATGTGTACGACTCGACGCTCGCCTGCATTCCCTTTCTCTTCGAGCTGGTGGCGGATCCGGCGGTGCGGGACCGGGGCCGGATCGTCGTCCTGCTGACCAGCATCGGGGGCGGCGACGAGGTCGCGGAGGAGTACCTGGACGAGATCGTGATCGAGGCCGGGGGCCCGGTCGCGGGAGGTTCGTGGAGCGCGCTGGGGGACGGTTCCGGAAACGCTCCCGTCGCCGGTTCCGGCGGGCGGGGCGACGCGGCGGACGCCCTGGACGACGGGGACATCCTCGGCCTGCTGGACGCCGAGGGGGCCGCGGCCGCCGAGGACGGGGAGGCGGCCGCCTGGCGGGCCAACTACGCGATGGCCGTCACCGCCGTCCGGGCCCAGGCGGAAGTCTTCACCGAGCTCGTCGCGGACCCCGATCCCGATGTGCGGCGCGCGGTCCCGGTGGCGCTCGGCGCGCTGCACGGGGAGACCGCGCGGATACTCGACGTCCTGCGCGACCGGCTGCCGGTGGAGCGGGACACGGAGACCCGGCTGGCCCTCGTCGAGGCCGTCGGCACTCTCGCGCTGCGGCCGGGCGGCCCGGCCGCCGAGGCCGCCGACTGGCTGGTCCGGCTCGCCGGCAACCGCGTCGACGGCCCCGCCGACCGCTCGTCCGACGGCCGGTCGCTCTCCGCCGACCCGGGGCTGCGGCTGGCCGCGCTCGCCCAACTCGCCCGCTGCGCGCCCGAACGGCTGCCGGCGGACATCGTGCCGACCGCCGTCGCCCTGCTCCGCGCGGTGCGCGGCGAGGAGGCGGGCAGCCGGCCCTCCCTGGAGGTGTCCGCCGAGCGCCAGGTGCCCGCCACCTTCGTCGGCCATCTGCGGGAGCTGCGCGAGCGGGCCGAGGCGGGCCGCTCCGCGCCCTGGGCCGCCGACCTGCTCCGTACGCTGCACACCGCGCTCGACGACCGGGTCGCCGACCGCCTCGCGCTCGTCATCGACCAGTTGCGCAGCCCGGACTGGGGCCGGCGGATCGACGCCGTGTGGATGAGCGGCGGCCTGGTGCGCGGCTGGCGCGGCCCGTACGAGGAGCTGGTCGTGCTGCTCGGGCAGCAGCTCGCCGACCCCGAGGAGCGGTTGCGCGACGGGGCCGCCTCGGTGCTGGAGAACCTGTACGAACTGGCCGCACCCGCCGCCGACGCCCTCGCCGCGGCGGTCGCGGCGGATCCCGGGAGCTGGGTCCAGGAGTGGTCGCAGGGGCGGCCGAGCCTCGGCGGCATGGTCAAGACCCTCGCCCGGCTGGGCGACCCGCGGGCGCTGCCCGCGCTGGCCTCGGCCCTTGACCGGCCCGACATACCCCAGGACCTGGGGTTCGCCATCGAGCACCTGGGCGCGGCGGCGGTGCCGCTCGCACCCCTGCTGCGCCGCCGGCTCGCCGAGGTGACGCTGAACGACGAGGAGGCGTACGACCAGGCGGAGCCGCTGCTCAGGGGAGTGGCAGCCATCGCGGCCGCCGAGGCGTTCCCCGAGGTGCTGCGGATTCTGCGCGGGGCGCCGAAGGCCCGCCGGGACTGGCTGCTGTGCTCGGCGATCCGCGCGCTCGCCCGGTTCGGGGACGCGGCCCGCGACGCGCTGCCCGATCTGCGCGCGCTGGTGGCCGACCCCGGCTCCTGTATCGCGCTGGAGGCCGCGTCCGCGCTCTGGGCGATCGAGCGGAACCCCGCGGTCCTGCCGGTGCTGCTCGCGCACCTGGACAGCGACAGCCCGCACACCCGGCGTTCGGCGGCCGAGGCGCTCGGCGAGCTGGGCCCCGCGGCGGCCGGTGCGGCGCCGCGGCTGCGGGAGCTGCTCGCGGACCCCGCGGTGTGGATGCGGGTGGACGCCGCGGTCGCGCTGTGGCGGGTCTCCGGCGAGGCCGGTCCTGTGCTGCCGGTCCTGCGGTCCGCCTGGGCGGAGAACGTGCACACCCGCGCGGTCATCGCCGGCTGTCTCGCGGAGCTGGGTCCGGCCGCGGCCGGCGCCGCCCCGCTGCTGCGCGACGAACTGGCGGCCGTCCGCCGGCACAACAACGAGGGCGACCACTACGGCACGCTCGATGTGTGCGCCGACGAGAAACTGCTCCGGGCATGCCGACGGGCCCTGTCCCGGATATCCGGAACAGAGCCCGTCGTGGACGGCGGCCACTAG
- a CDS encoding L,D-transpeptidase family protein has translation MTVLRTKRTPIAIVVAALAAAALVGCGPQDKPTSGAKPTPAASTTASPTDSASPSDSPSPSASSSTSASPSTTPSASATTSKPPVVPAVMKQGSTGTQVRELQARLGQLNLFSRTPTGTYGSVTANAVNDFQERYGLPMTGSVSAQTWTKLRGVTKQPTHAAMYPPTTQPASAKLDPRCMTGRVLCISKTSRSLSWVIDGKVQTTMDVRFGSQYTPTREGQFKVDFKSRDHVSTIYHTSMPYAMFFSGGQAVHYSSDFAARGYAGASHGCVNVRDKAAIASLFNQVKAGDKVVVYW, from the coding sequence GTGACTGTCTTGCGTACGAAGAGAACTCCGATAGCGATCGTGGTGGCCGCTCTGGCGGCAGCGGCTCTGGTGGGCTGCGGCCCGCAGGACAAGCCCACCTCGGGCGCCAAGCCGACGCCTGCCGCGTCGACCACCGCGAGTCCCACCGACTCCGCGAGCCCGAGTGACTCACCCTCGCCCTCGGCGTCGAGCTCGACATCGGCCTCGCCCTCCACGACCCCCAGCGCTTCCGCGACCACGTCCAAGCCCCCGGTCGTGCCCGCCGTCATGAAGCAGGGCTCCACCGGCACGCAGGTCCGTGAGCTGCAGGCCCGGCTGGGCCAGCTCAACCTGTTCAGCCGTACGCCCACCGGCACCTACGGCTCGGTCACCGCGAACGCCGTGAACGACTTCCAGGAGCGTTACGGCCTGCCGATGACCGGCAGTGTCTCCGCGCAGACCTGGACCAAGCTGCGCGGCGTGACCAAGCAGCCGACGCACGCGGCGATGTACCCGCCCACCACCCAGCCGGCCAGCGCCAAGCTCGACCCGCGCTGCATGACCGGCCGCGTGCTGTGCATCAGCAAGACCTCCCGGTCGCTGTCCTGGGTGATCGACGGCAAGGTGCAGACCACGATGGACGTGCGCTTCGGCTCCCAGTACACCCCGACCCGCGAGGGCCAGTTCAAGGTGGACTTCAAGAGCCGTGACCACGTCTCGACGATCTACCACACGTCCATGCCGTACGCGATGTTCTTCAGTGGCGGCCAGGCCGTGCACTACTCGTCCGACTTCGCGGCCCGCGGCTACGCCGGCGCCTCCCACGGCTGTGTGAACGTGCGCGACAAGGCCGCCATCGCCTCCCTCTTCAACCAGGTCAAGGCCGGCGACAAGGTCGTCGTCTACTGGTGA
- a CDS encoding methylmalonyl-CoA mutase family protein, with translation MARETDTARSTESGLPIEPVYGPAALDGWDPAEKLGEPGAYPFTRGVYPSMYTGRPWTMRQYAGFGTAVESNARYQQLIANGTMGLSVAFDLPTQMGHDSDAKISSGEVGKVGVAIDSVDDMKVLFGNIPLDKVSTSMTINAPAALLLLMYQLVGEEQGVPADRLTGTIQNDVLKEYIARGTYIFPPKPSLRLIADIFKYCRTEIPKWNTISISGYHMAEAGASPAQEIAFTLADGIEYVRTAVAAGMDVDDFAPRLSFFFVSRTTILEEVAKFRAARRIWARVMRDEFGAKNPKSQMLRFHTQTAGVQLTAQQPEVNLVRVAIQGLAAVLGGTQSLHTNSFDEAIALPTDKSARLALRTQQVLAYETDVTATVDPFAGSYVVETMTDEVEALALDLMRKVEDLGGAVNAIEHGFQKGEIERSAYRIALEQDAGERVVVGMNRFQLDEEDPYDPLRVDPAIEAQQAARLATLRSTRDQGAVDTALAELQEAARGTDNVLYPMKDALRARATVGEVCNALREVWGTYVPTDAF, from the coding sequence ATGGCGCGCGAGACGGACACCGCCCGGTCCACCGAGAGTGGACTGCCCATCGAGCCGGTCTACGGGCCCGCGGCGCTCGACGGCTGGGATCCCGCGGAGAAGCTCGGCGAGCCGGGCGCGTACCCGTTCACCCGCGGCGTCTACCCGTCCATGTACACCGGCCGGCCCTGGACCATGCGGCAGTACGCCGGGTTCGGCACGGCGGTCGAGTCCAACGCCCGCTATCAGCAGCTGATCGCCAACGGCACGATGGGCCTGTCCGTCGCCTTCGACCTGCCGACGCAGATGGGCCACGACTCGGACGCGAAGATCTCCAGCGGCGAGGTCGGCAAGGTCGGCGTCGCCATCGACTCCGTCGACGACATGAAGGTGCTCTTCGGGAACATCCCGCTGGACAAGGTGTCCACGTCGATGACGATCAACGCACCCGCCGCGCTGCTGCTGCTGATGTACCAGCTCGTCGGCGAGGAGCAGGGCGTCCCGGCCGACCGGCTGACCGGCACCATCCAGAACGACGTGCTCAAGGAGTACATCGCGCGCGGCACGTACATCTTCCCGCCGAAGCCGTCGCTGCGGCTGATCGCCGACATCTTCAAGTACTGCCGCACCGAGATCCCGAAGTGGAACACGATCTCGATCTCCGGCTACCACATGGCCGAGGCCGGCGCCTCGCCCGCGCAGGAGATCGCCTTCACGCTCGCCGACGGCATCGAGTACGTCCGCACCGCCGTCGCCGCGGGCATGGACGTGGACGACTTCGCGCCCCGCCTGTCGTTCTTCTTCGTCTCGCGCACGACCATCCTCGAAGAGGTCGCGAAGTTCCGCGCCGCCCGCCGGATCTGGGCGCGGGTGATGCGGGACGAGTTCGGCGCGAAGAACCCCAAGTCGCAGATGCTGCGCTTCCACACCCAGACCGCCGGCGTGCAGCTCACCGCGCAGCAGCCCGAGGTCAACCTCGTCCGCGTCGCCATCCAGGGCCTGGCGGCGGTGCTCGGCGGCACGCAGTCGCTGCACACCAACTCCTTCGACGAGGCCATCGCGCTGCCCACCGACAAGTCGGCCCGGCTGGCGCTGCGCACCCAGCAGGTGCTCGCCTACGAGACCGATGTGACCGCGACCGTCGACCCGTTCGCGGGCTCCTACGTGGTCGAGACGATGACCGACGAGGTCGAGGCCCTCGCGCTGGACCTGATGCGGAAGGTCGAGGACCTGGGCGGCGCCGTCAACGCGATCGAGCACGGCTTCCAGAAGGGCGAGATCGAGCGCAGCGCGTACCGCATCGCCCTGGAGCAGGACGCGGGCGAACGCGTGGTGGTCGGCATGAACCGCTTCCAGCTCGACGAGGAGGATCCGTACGACCCGCTGCGCGTCGACCCGGCCATCGAGGCCCAGCAGGCCGCGCGGCTGGCGACGCTGCGCTCCACCCGGGACCAGGGCGCCGTCGACACGGCGCTGGCGGAGCTGCAGGAGGCGGCCCGGGGCACGGACAACGTCCTGTACCCGATGAAGGACGCGCTGCGCGCGCGGGCCACGGTCGGGGAGGTCTGCAACGCGCTGCGCGAGGTCTGGGGGACGTACGTCCCGACCGACGCGTTCTGA
- a CDS encoding SCO1431 family membrane protein: protein MAEIAAARTGTGGPQEGRKIVEHIVGWTLCIVVAMLITQLHLL, encoded by the coding sequence ATGGCGGAGATCGCAGCGGCGCGTACCGGTACCGGCGGGCCCCAGGAGGGCCGGAAGATCGTCGAGCACATCGTCGGCTGGACGCTCTGCATCGTCGTGGCGATGCTGATCACGCAGCTCCACCTGCTCTGA